The proteins below are encoded in one region of Reichenbachiella sp. 5M10:
- a CDS encoding glutaminyl-peptide cyclotransferase produces MSPSYKTFLLAICMVHSLSCCDKSNKETASKPLRKTQYAKVISPENNSTFALGDEIEFLIRPQQEGIEIDSITAQRESKNIFSFESNHTGVWKTKNQTVGSHAIILTIYLNNQTIERRIVNLKLLAKSAPQSLTYQLINSYPHDPTSYTQGLIMENGVLYESTGQQNESSVNHIDIQSGQQIKQFDLEPKYFGEGIAIKGDSLYMLTYRAQKGFIFDKNTLSPIDEFYYHNAEGWGLTTINDDTLVMSDGSHKLFFKDPNGFTDLRIVEVYDNHGPIDFLNELEYVNGKIFANRYLTDKIYMINPTNGQVEGVLDLSGILDLQNYHERIDVLNGIAYNKLTKTYYITGKWWPKLFEIEILNQEQVPI; encoded by the coding sequence ATGAGTCCTTCATACAAAACATTCTTACTGGCCATTTGCATGGTACACAGCCTTTCCTGTTGTGACAAAAGCAACAAAGAGACGGCATCCAAACCACTTAGAAAGACACAATACGCCAAAGTAATTTCTCCGGAAAACAACAGTACATTTGCTTTAGGTGATGAGATTGAATTTCTCATTCGCCCACAACAGGAAGGCATAGAAATTGACTCAATAACTGCACAACGAGAGAGCAAAAACATATTCTCCTTTGAATCAAATCATACCGGGGTATGGAAAACTAAAAATCAGACGGTAGGTTCTCATGCGATCATATTGACCATCTACTTGAATAATCAAACCATCGAACGTCGCATTGTTAATCTCAAACTACTAGCCAAGTCCGCTCCTCAAAGCTTAACTTACCAACTAATCAATAGCTACCCACACGATCCCACATCGTATACCCAAGGTTTGATCATGGAAAATGGGGTTTTGTACGAAAGTACTGGACAGCAAAACGAATCCAGTGTCAATCACATCGATATTCAATCTGGTCAACAAATCAAGCAATTTGACTTAGAACCAAAGTACTTCGGTGAGGGCATTGCTATCAAAGGAGACAGTTTGTATATGTTGACGTATAGAGCTCAGAAGGGCTTTATTTTCGATAAAAACACTCTGTCCCCTATTGATGAGTTTTACTACCACAACGCAGAGGGCTGGGGCTTGACCACTATCAATGACGACACGCTAGTGATGAGTGACGGCAGTCACAAGCTATTCTTCAAAGACCCAAACGGTTTCACAGACTTACGTATTGTAGAAGTTTACGACAACCATGGCCCGATCGATTTTCTCAATGAACTCGAATATGTGAATGGGAAAATATTTGCCAATCGCTACTTAACGGACAAAATCTACATGATTAACCCTACAAACGGCCAAGTTGAAGGTGTATTGGACCTATCTGGTATTTTAGATCTTCAAAATTATCACGAACGCATCGATGTTTTGAATGGAATCGCCTACAACAAATTAACCAAAACGTACTATATTACTGGAAAATGGTGGCCAAAACTATTTGAAATTGAAATCCTAAATCAAGAACAAGTGCCGATATGA
- a CDS encoding SCP2 sterol-binding domain-containing protein has translation MSLEETTQKVASLAEKKGGSIGKKIKFRFDEGVISLDDSSNPTKVTNEDDYADCTVKVSLENFNKLMNGEMNAMGAYMMGKIKIEGDMSVAMKLSNLF, from the coding sequence ATGAGTTTAGAAGAAACGACCCAAAAAGTGGCTTCTCTCGCCGAAAAGAAAGGTGGAAGTATTGGCAAGAAAATCAAGTTCAGGTTCGATGAAGGAGTCATTTCACTCGACGATAGTTCCAATCCGACAAAGGTCACCAATGAAGACGACTATGCAGACTGCACAGTCAAAGTAAGCCTTGAAAACTTCAATAAGTTGATGAATGGGGAGATGAATGCCATGGGGGCATACATGATGGGAAAAATCAAAATAGAAGGTGACATGAGCGTTGCGATGAAGTTATCCAACCTATTCTAG
- a CDS encoding TetR/AcrR family transcriptional regulator, whose product MEEAARLFREKGYVATTMRDLASEVGMEAASLYNHIKSKEEILNEICFSLANTYGAKMDEVYATSDTPIEKIKKLIALHIQINSMSSPLATVMNDEWRHLTEPCKSQFLEKRKQYERRFTDIIEEGIKRGEIKNVDSKIALYTLLSSVRWLQHWYHANRELDVTDIKGNIMEMFFAGLIENQYEWKN is encoded by the coding sequence ATTGAAGAAGCCGCACGACTGTTTCGAGAGAAAGGGTACGTAGCGACTACTATGCGTGATCTCGCCTCAGAAGTCGGCATGGAGGCTGCCAGTCTCTACAACCACATCAAATCCAAAGAAGAGATTCTCAATGAAATCTGCTTCTCCCTGGCCAACACCTATGGGGCCAAAATGGATGAAGTGTACGCGACAAGTGATACACCGATAGAAAAAATAAAGAAGCTCATTGCGCTACATATACAAATCAACTCCATGAGCTCACCTTTGGCGACAGTCATGAACGACGAGTGGAGACACTTGACCGAGCCTTGTAAATCACAGTTTTTAGAAAAAAGAAAACAATATGAACGTCGCTTCACAGATATCATTGAAGAAGGGATCAAACGTGGAGAAATCAAAAATGTAGATTCGAAAATCGCACTTTATACCCTGCTATCTTCTGTGCGCTGGCTACAACACTGGTATCACGCCAATCGCGAACTAGACGTGACAGACATCAAAGGCAATATCATGGAAATGTTCTTCGCAGGACTGATAGAGAATCAATATGAATGGAAAAATTAA
- a CDS encoding enoyl-CoA hydratase/isomerase family protein — protein sequence MNGKINLSVREGIASITFGHPKSNALPAALLTKLSRTLTEAGENPAIKVIHLQSEGTKTFCAGASFDELLNISTAAEGKRFFMGFAHVIQAMRKCPKFILVSVQGKAVGGGVGIASAADYCLASETASIKLSELSIGIGPFVIEPAVTRKIGPSAVAQLSLTPTTWQPAVWAKNKGLYHEVFTTPEAMLEQSHQMARELTQYSTTAMSEIKTMLWSGTEHWDQTLEERAQISGQLVLSQKCQEALLKFKKVRKN from the coding sequence ATGAATGGAAAAATTAACCTCTCTGTACGTGAAGGCATAGCCTCTATCACTTTTGGCCACCCCAAAAGCAATGCCCTACCTGCTGCCCTACTAACGAAACTCTCACGTACACTCACTGAAGCGGGAGAAAACCCTGCGATCAAAGTCATCCATCTGCAAAGTGAAGGGACAAAAACATTTTGTGCTGGAGCGAGCTTTGACGAGTTGCTCAATATCTCCACTGCTGCTGAAGGCAAGCGCTTCTTTATGGGCTTTGCCCACGTCATCCAAGCCATGCGCAAATGTCCCAAATTCATTCTGGTATCTGTACAAGGCAAAGCTGTAGGTGGTGGAGTAGGCATAGCTAGTGCAGCAGACTACTGTCTGGCATCCGAGACAGCCTCCATCAAACTCAGCGAGCTATCCATCGGAATCGGCCCCTTCGTCATTGAGCCGGCTGTAACAAGAAAAATAGGCCCCTCAGCCGTAGCTCAACTCAGCCTAACACCAACTACTTGGCAACCGGCCGTATGGGCCAAAAACAAAGGGCTATACCATGAGGTTTTCACCACCCCAGAAGCTATGCTTGAGCAATCTCACCAGATGGCAAGAGAACTGACCCAATACTCTACAACTGCCATGTCCGAAATAAAAACCATGCTATGGAGTGGAACAGAGCATTGGGACCAGACACTAGAAGAACGAGCTCAAATTAGTGGGCAACTCGTCCTTTCTCAAAAATGTCAAGAAGCTCTCTTAAAATTCAAAAAAGTACGCAAAAACTAA
- a CDS encoding pathogenesis-related family 1 protein, whose product MTSLSSFSQMATADEIELILERHNFWRAEVGVGEIKYSDTLAAVANQWAIQLQKNGCGFSHSQNAYGENLFRGTQGYFTVGDAIDAWGNEKKNYSYSKNKCDAGKVCGHYTQIVWKNTTEVGCAKNVCDGNVTWVCNYSPPGNYVGQKPY is encoded by the coding sequence ATGACATCACTATCTTCATTCAGTCAAATGGCAACTGCCGATGAAATAGAGCTCATCCTTGAAAGACACAACTTCTGGAGAGCAGAGGTCGGTGTAGGGGAAATAAAATACTCTGACACCCTCGCGGCTGTTGCCAACCAATGGGCGATCCAATTGCAAAAAAACGGTTGTGGTTTTAGTCATAGCCAAAACGCCTATGGTGAAAATTTATTCAGAGGGACTCAGGGCTACTTCACTGTAGGAGATGCGATCGATGCATGGGGCAATGAGAAGAAAAACTACAGTTATTCCAAAAATAAATGTGATGCCGGAAAAGTCTGTGGACACTATACTCAAATCGTATGGAAAAACACTACCGAGGTAGGCTGTGCCAAAAATGTATGTGACGGAAATGTCACTTGGGTATGCAACTACAGTCCTCCTGGAAACTACGTCGGACAAAAACCCTACTAA
- a CDS encoding HNH endonuclease has product MNSKVLVLNQDYSPLTICTVTRAFLLVYLEKAELLEQDDTSSMRSVSRSFPRPTVIKINRYIHVPFRGVVLTRQNLFKRDQNMCQYCGVKEDLTIDHLIPRSKGGKSVWNNLVTACQSCNSKKGDRNLEHTGMKLNKQPFRPSYLMFLKDAMGEIRKDWQLYLKSTKVA; this is encoded by the coding sequence ATGAATAGCAAAGTACTTGTCTTGAATCAAGATTATTCACCATTGACCATCTGTACGGTTACTAGAGCCTTCCTGTTGGTTTATTTGGAAAAGGCGGAACTTCTCGAGCAAGATGATACCTCTTCGATGAGGAGCGTGTCTCGTAGTTTTCCGAGACCAACAGTGATCAAGATCAATCGTTATATTCATGTGCCATTTCGTGGAGTGGTACTCACTCGGCAGAACCTCTTCAAAAGAGACCAAAACATGTGTCAGTATTGTGGTGTCAAGGAAGATTTGACGATAGATCACTTGATCCCTCGATCTAAAGGGGGTAAATCCGTTTGGAATAATCTAGTGACGGCATGCCAGTCCTGTAATTCTAAGAAAGGAGATAGAAACCTAGAGCATACAGGGATGAAGTTGAATAAGCAGCCTTTTAGGCCTAGCTATTTGATGTTTCTCAAAGATGCAATGGGTGAAATTCGCAAGGATTGGCAGCTCTATCTTAAGAGTACCAAGGTCGCTTAG
- a CDS encoding NlpC/P60 family protein yields the protein MNQQPKGICRLAIVPMRAQPSHESAMLSQLLFGEHYQILNEENHWLYIELVSDQSRGWIPQNHHTAISEEYFRQIGLSDYKVCTDLSSTIFFQKKSVHIVLGSILPITTSELFKLEEQIAYNGSSKSLSQRRDFDFLREEVRKFEHAPYLLGGKTPFGIDEGGFVQQVFKLCGYQLPRHVVEQSKRGREVKGLGEAVSGDVCYSISGRPLALIFLNKSKYVGLVDGEVKTVSTLEAYAEDWVVRRVLKDI from the coding sequence ATGAACCAACAACCTAAAGGGATTTGTCGCTTGGCGATTGTCCCGATGAGAGCACAACCCTCTCATGAGTCAGCAATGCTATCCCAACTACTTTTTGGTGAGCATTATCAAATCCTCAATGAAGAGAACCATTGGCTGTACATAGAGCTTGTGAGTGATCAATCCAGAGGTTGGATTCCTCAAAATCACCATACGGCAATTAGCGAAGAGTATTTTCGTCAAATTGGTCTCTCGGATTACAAAGTCTGTACCGATTTGAGCAGTACGATATTTTTTCAAAAGAAAAGTGTACACATTGTTCTTGGGAGTATTTTACCGATCACGACCAGTGAGTTGTTCAAACTTGAAGAACAGATTGCTTACAACGGATCCTCCAAAAGCCTGTCCCAGCGACGTGATTTTGATTTTTTGAGAGAGGAAGTACGCAAGTTTGAGCATGCGCCTTATTTGCTCGGAGGCAAAACACCGTTTGGTATTGACGAAGGGGGATTTGTGCAGCAGGTTTTTAAGTTGTGTGGGTATCAATTGCCTCGCCATGTTGTGGAGCAGTCCAAAAGAGGAAGAGAAGTCAAGGGACTGGGGGAGGCTGTCTCTGGAGATGTGTGTTACTCAATATCGGGCAGGCCATTGGCTTTGATCTTCTTGAATAAGTCTAAATATGTAGGACTGGTGGATGGTGAAGTTAAAACAGTATCTACTTTAGAGGCTTATGCAGAGGACTGGGTAGTAAGGCGTGTTTTGAAGGATATTTGA
- the smpB gene encoding SsrA-binding protein SmpB has protein sequence MSKTRFSNDVNIRNKKASFEYEFIDKYVAGLVLKGTEIKSIKEGKASLQEAYCFVSNDEMFIKGMHISVYEQGTVYNHDPLRERKLLLNRKEIDKIQTKSQEKGLTLIPLRLYINQRGFAKMEIALAKGKKIHDKRSSIKDKDVKRELERNRY, from the coding sequence ATGAGCAAAACTAGATTTTCAAATGATGTCAATATTCGAAACAAGAAGGCGAGCTTCGAATATGAGTTTATAGACAAATATGTCGCAGGGCTAGTTTTGAAAGGGACTGAAATAAAGTCAATCAAAGAAGGTAAGGCGAGCTTGCAAGAGGCATATTGCTTTGTGTCCAACGATGAGATGTTTATCAAAGGGATGCATATTTCTGTGTACGAGCAGGGTACGGTGTATAATCATGACCCGTTGAGAGAGAGAAAGTTGCTCCTCAATAGGAAGGAGATAGACAAGATTCAAACCAAGTCCCAAGAGAAGGGATTGACGTTGATACCACTGAGGCTGTACATCAATCAGAGAGGATTTGCGAAAATGGAGATTGCCTTGGCCAAAGGAAAGAAAATACATGACAAGCGTAGCAGCATAAAAGACAAAGATGTAAAAAGAGAGCTGGAACGAAACAGGTATTAA
- the tsaD gene encoding tRNA (adenosine(37)-N6)-threonylcarbamoyltransferase complex transferase subunit TsaD yields MYTMKKVILAIESSCDETSAAVCVDGRIKSNVIATQAIHSKYGGVVPELASRAHQQAIAPVVMEALAVAGVTKNQLTEVAFTQGPGLLGALLVGSSFAKSLALGLGVPLLAVNHMKAHVLAHFIEEPQPSFPFLCLTVSGGHTQIVRVDDYLDMTVLGQTQDDAVGEAFDKCAKIMGIPYPGGPIIDRLAKEGDANRFEFSKTEMPDLDYSFSGIKTSFLYFVQNNTQKDVAFVEKNKNDLSASIQKCLIAMLMEKLVRAAEQEGIHEIAIAGGVSANSELRSTIQGIGAEKGWKVYIPKFEYCTDNAAMIAMTAYYQSLGQDYADMHVSPMPRMKF; encoded by the coding sequence ATGTATACTATGAAAAAAGTGATATTGGCAATAGAGTCGTCGTGTGATGAGACCTCTGCTGCCGTATGTGTGGACGGTAGGATCAAAAGCAACGTGATTGCGACGCAGGCCATACATAGCAAGTATGGAGGGGTAGTGCCCGAGTTAGCTTCTCGTGCTCACCAGCAAGCAATTGCACCGGTAGTGATGGAGGCATTGGCAGTTGCAGGAGTGACCAAAAATCAGTTGACAGAGGTGGCCTTTACTCAAGGGCCTGGGTTGTTGGGGGCCTTGTTGGTAGGTTCTTCTTTTGCCAAGTCTTTGGCATTGGGTTTGGGAGTTCCTTTGTTGGCTGTCAACCATATGAAGGCTCATGTTTTGGCACATTTCATAGAAGAACCTCAGCCGTCGTTTCCTTTTTTATGCTTGACAGTGAGTGGGGGGCATACGCAGATTGTGCGGGTGGATGATTATCTAGATATGACTGTGCTTGGTCAGACGCAAGACGATGCAGTAGGGGAGGCGTTTGACAAATGTGCCAAAATCATGGGGATTCCCTATCCAGGTGGTCCGATCATTGATAGACTAGCCAAAGAAGGTGATGCGAATCGGTTTGAATTTTCGAAAACAGAAATGCCTGATTTGGATTATTCGTTTAGTGGGATCAAAACGTCATTTTTGTATTTTGTCCAAAACAATACACAAAAAGACGTGGCTTTCGTAGAGAAGAATAAAAATGACTTGTCAGCTAGTATACAGAAGTGTCTGATTGCGATGTTGATGGAAAAGCTCGTACGAGCTGCAGAACAAGAGGGTATCCATGAGATCGCCATAGCAGGAGGAGTGTCTGCCAATAGTGAACTTCGTAGTACCATACAAGGTATAGGAGCAGAGAAGGGATGGAAGGTGTATATACCAAAGTTTGAGTATTGTACCGACAATGCAGCGATGATTGCGATGACAGCTTACTACCAGAGTTTGGGACAGGACTATGCAGATATGCATGTGTCTCCTATGCCTCGAATGAAATTTTAA
- a CDS encoding translocation/assembly module TamB domain-containing protein gives MEKKSHVEGGILLHGIARIVVWIPVMIFSTFLVAFAFFQVPKIQTKFINSVIHQISSNTSFEIEVGHINLTWYDKMLVKDLRIYEKETDSTLIAAQEARINISLLDLILKRTLHAETLELTTPSVHLIKKGDSSMVNISQFVYELRTFLKKENQGAKPLAVYLERVEINNGNFSFNDMRQDSTKQGKDVYHLQFKDILSTLSNFTITNDTLNLEIDRMRASDPADHFNIKSFFGKLRLSQQDLSIYEFLLKTDKSQVGDSLHFAYSKPSNFSYFADSIEFYGNFQRSKIGLEELWLLNPKIPEIHEVISLSGNIHGKVGRLKGEDLDIRFGERSHLRGEASFYGLPIIKETFMDIDLKNSVIVPSDISRYLNDETKQKMNTLGVTQLDGSFMGFTSDFVARGNFYSEAGHINTDLNFKINPDKIPTYSGELAFDDFDLKALSPGSTYLGKITMNGNIEGLGFEKENANFTLQANIDSVEIRQYNYQNITTFGYFEDQIFKGKLTITDPNLAFRGDMDIDLHQDVNKIDITAKLDSIHLHKLGLTTEPLTLGSRIDIDMKGLKTDDLKGFINLYDNHIYYRHKPLQIDSIKFLSTAIGDNRIMHIETDGLTGRITGQYKNSSLFLAANNFAKELWMYSNPDSLQMNQYYKEKSATPLDSFEADITLNLWDLNRFVTPFFPDFYLSPNVRVDGTFTQNSTTILSLFTEIDTLSIQDNYLSYNEIDLNISKETYERDVLASIYVESKKQKWIDKYESQNLILDAVWYEQNMELYFNIDQNEYNNSFQINSNIEFRGSEIYGQLQPSKIKILNQPWQWAEDNHIVYKDNEWSFSNLQIHNNKESIQINGDYSYDPNKQLNIAVNQFSFVNLQSLFQTEIQGTLDGIVKIKRLEEENLIESDLSATDIMIEDFLVGNIYGVSRWENQNKRLSVDFHLIRNEDKKIGITGYILPYNSQNQLNLDAEFENTNMKILAPVFQNSVEDISGFADAKLKIKGSLGHPEIYGDGRIYDGAATITYLNTHYKVNGGVTFDKNKLQLKQVELKDNENNLAYLTGDLTFDGLKKLDLNVTGTFKNFKLLNTTAVDNNAYYGTAHGTGRIHFGGNKDNIIINASAKTNKGTRIAIPVSKASSYDIEQQEYIEFVDLTDEKVVESIENVMEREAEKIKGVQLQFDIEMTTDAYVELIFDIKSGDIIRGRGDGNIVLQINSDGDFNMFGDFEIDDGGYNFTLYNIINKEFDINKGSTIAWYGDPYEAQLNIKARYRQLASLSPLLAPYLDEEQINTPEARKKYPSIVNLKLTGDLLSPQIKFGIDIEDYPDHISIVSETNSTNQNLESIISAFKAKLASNEQEMNRQVFSLLILRKFSPENSFEVNSSSIGSSLSEFVSNQLSYWATQVDENLEIDVDLAGLDNDAFNTFQLRLSYTFLDGRLRVTRGGGLPNEETKNDMSVIIGDWTVEYLLTSDGRLRAKMYSRSDQNDINSTTGSNGIETGFSLQYVRSFDELNQILVDSRNKNRNDKPKEKSPTPQGEAIKEEDELL, from the coding sequence ATGGAGAAAAAAAGTCATGTAGAAGGCGGAATACTGCTACACGGGATTGCACGCATAGTTGTGTGGATTCCCGTAATGATATTCAGTACGTTTTTGGTGGCATTTGCCTTTTTTCAAGTTCCCAAAATCCAAACCAAATTCATCAATTCGGTCATCCATCAAATCTCTTCGAATACCAGTTTCGAGATAGAAGTGGGCCACATCAACCTCACGTGGTATGACAAAATGCTCGTAAAAGATCTCCGAATCTACGAAAAAGAAACCGACAGCACGCTCATCGCTGCTCAAGAAGCCCGAATCAACATCAGCCTACTTGACCTAATTCTAAAACGAACACTTCATGCCGAAACTCTAGAACTAACGACCCCAAGCGTACACTTGATCAAAAAAGGAGATTCATCCATGGTCAACATTTCTCAGTTTGTCTATGAACTACGTACATTCCTAAAAAAGGAAAATCAAGGTGCTAAACCACTGGCCGTATACCTAGAACGAGTAGAAATCAACAATGGCAACTTTTCGTTCAATGACATGAGGCAGGACAGCACAAAGCAAGGCAAAGACGTCTATCACCTGCAATTCAAAGATATCCTCTCTACGCTGAGCAATTTCACCATAACCAACGACACCCTCAACCTTGAGATAGACCGAATGCGAGCTAGTGATCCGGCTGACCATTTCAATATTAAGTCTTTTTTTGGCAAACTGCGTCTCTCCCAACAAGACCTCAGCATCTACGAATTTCTACTCAAAACCGATAAAAGTCAAGTCGGAGATTCGCTTCATTTTGCCTACAGCAAGCCTTCCAACTTCTCGTATTTCGCAGATAGTATTGAGTTCTACGGAAATTTTCAAAGATCAAAAATCGGTCTAGAAGAACTCTGGCTACTCAACCCCAAAATCCCGGAAATCCATGAAGTCATCAGCCTATCAGGAAACATACATGGCAAGGTAGGCCGTCTCAAAGGAGAAGATCTTGACATACGTTTTGGAGAACGTTCTCACCTAAGAGGTGAAGCCAGTTTCTACGGCCTACCTATCATCAAGGAGACATTCATGGATATCGACCTCAAAAATTCGGTCATCGTACCCTCAGATATCAGTCGCTATCTCAACGACGAAACCAAACAAAAAATGAATACACTTGGAGTCACTCAGCTAGATGGTAGTTTCATGGGCTTCACATCAGATTTTGTAGCTAGAGGCAATTTCTACTCTGAAGCGGGTCATATCAACACCGATCTCAACTTCAAAATCAACCCAGACAAAATCCCTACCTACTCAGGGGAATTGGCTTTTGATGATTTTGATCTGAAAGCACTGTCTCCAGGCTCTACCTATCTTGGAAAAATCACCATGAACGGGAACATCGAAGGTTTAGGTTTTGAAAAAGAAAATGCCAATTTCACACTTCAAGCGAATATCGACTCGGTCGAGATCAGACAATACAACTACCAAAACATCACCACTTTCGGCTACTTCGAAGATCAGATTTTCAAAGGAAAACTAACCATCACAGACCCAAACCTAGCCTTTAGGGGAGACATGGATATCGATCTTCACCAGGATGTCAATAAGATTGACATTACTGCAAAGTTGGATTCCATACACCTTCATAAATTAGGTCTCACCACAGAACCGCTAACACTTGGCTCGCGGATAGACATAGACATGAAGGGCCTCAAGACAGACGATCTCAAAGGATTCATCAACCTCTACGACAACCACATTTATTACCGCCACAAACCGCTGCAAATCGACTCTATCAAGTTTCTATCCACGGCCATTGGAGACAATCGAATCATGCACATCGAAACCGATGGCCTAACGGGACGAATAACAGGTCAATACAAAAACAGCAGCTTATTTTTAGCCGCCAACAATTTCGCCAAAGAACTCTGGATGTACTCCAATCCTGACAGCTTGCAAATGAACCAGTACTACAAGGAAAAGTCAGCAACACCCTTGGATTCTTTTGAAGCAGACATCACTCTCAACCTCTGGGATCTCAACCGCTTTGTCACTCCTTTTTTTCCTGATTTCTACCTCTCGCCTAACGTACGAGTAGATGGTACTTTCACACAAAACTCAACAACCATACTAAGTCTTTTCACAGAGATTGATACGCTCAGCATACAAGACAACTACCTATCCTACAATGAAATAGACCTAAACATATCAAAAGAAACCTACGAACGAGATGTCCTCGCCTCCATCTATGTAGAAAGTAAAAAACAAAAATGGATAGACAAGTATGAGTCGCAAAACCTCATTCTAGACGCAGTTTGGTATGAGCAGAACATGGAATTGTACTTCAATATCGATCAAAACGAATACAACAACAGCTTTCAAATAAACTCAAACATAGAGTTTCGAGGCAGTGAAATTTATGGTCAACTCCAGCCTTCAAAAATAAAAATCCTCAATCAACCATGGCAATGGGCAGAAGACAATCACATTGTATACAAAGACAATGAATGGAGTTTTTCGAATCTTCAAATCCACAACAACAAAGAATCAATCCAAATCAATGGCGACTACTCCTATGATCCAAACAAGCAGCTCAACATCGCAGTAAACCAATTCAGCTTTGTCAACCTACAGTCTCTTTTCCAAACTGAGATTCAGGGCACACTTGACGGTATTGTAAAAATAAAACGACTAGAAGAGGAAAACCTCATAGAAAGTGACCTCTCTGCCACAGACATCATGATCGAAGATTTCCTTGTCGGGAATATTTATGGTGTTTCTCGATGGGAAAACCAAAACAAACGGCTCTCGGTAGATTTTCATTTGATTCGAAATGAAGACAAAAAAATTGGGATCACAGGTTACATCCTCCCATACAACAGTCAAAACCAGCTCAATCTCGATGCAGAATTTGAGAACACCAACATGAAAATCCTAGCACCGGTTTTCCAAAACAGTGTAGAAGACATCAGTGGATTTGCTGATGCAAAACTCAAGATCAAGGGTAGTCTAGGCCATCCTGAAATATATGGAGACGGACGTATATATGATGGAGCTGCTACTATCACTTACCTCAACACACACTACAAAGTAAATGGTGGAGTCACATTCGACAAAAATAAACTGCAATTGAAACAAGTAGAACTCAAAGACAATGAAAACAACCTGGCTTACCTCACGGGAGACCTGACCTTTGATGGACTCAAAAAACTCGATCTCAATGTCACAGGCACATTCAAAAACTTCAAATTACTCAACACCACGGCAGTAGACAACAATGCCTACTATGGTACGGCACACGGCACTGGACGAATTCATTTTGGAGGAAACAAAGACAACATCATCATCAATGCAAGTGCCAAAACCAACAAGGGTACGCGCATAGCCATCCCAGTCAGCAAGGCCTCCAGTTATGACATTGAACAACAGGAATATATAGAATTTGTCGATCTGACTGACGAAAAAGTCGTCGAGTCCATAGAAAATGTAATGGAAAGAGAAGCCGAAAAAATCAAAGGCGTTCAATTACAGTTTGATATAGAGATGACCACTGATGCCTATGTAGAACTCATCTTTGATATCAAATCTGGTGATATCATCCGAGGCAGAGGGGATGGCAATATTGTGCTGCAAATCAACTCAGATGGAGATTTCAACATGTTTGGCGATTTTGAGATTGATGACGGAGGGTACAATTTCACATTATACAACATCATCAACAAAGAGTTTGACATCAACAAAGGAAGCACCATCGCATGGTACGGCGACCCTTATGAAGCTCAACTCAACATCAAGGCCCGGTACAGACAGCTGGCCTCTCTATCTCCTCTCTTGGCTCCTTATCTGGACGAAGAGCAAATCAACACACCCGAAGCGCGAAAAAAATACCCTTCCATTGTCAACCTAAAACTAACTGGAGACCTACTCTCTCCTCAGATCAAGTTTGGTATAGACATAGAAGACTACCCCGACCACATCTCAATCGTCTCCGAAACCAACTCTACCAATCAAAACTTAGAATCCATCATCAGTGCATTCAAGGCCAAACTCGCAAGCAACGAACAAGAAATGAATCGTCAGGTTTTCAGCTTGTTGATACTAAGAAAGTTCTCCCCTGAAAATAGCTTTGAAGTCAACTCATCATCTATCGGCAGTAGTTTGAGCGAATTCGTTTCCAATCAGCTCAGCTACTGGGCGACTCAAGTAGACGAGAATTTAGAAATAGATGTGGACTTAGCAGGACTGGATAACGATGCCTTCAACACCTTCCAACTCCGGCTCTCTTACACCTTTTTGGATGGGCGCCTTAGAGTCACTCGAGGCGGTGGGTTGCCCAATGAAGAAACTAAAAATGACATGTCAGTCATCATTGGAGACTGGACAGTCGAATACCTCTTGACTTCAGATGGCCGTTTGAGAGCTAAAATGTACAGTCGATCCGACCAAAACGACATCAACAGTACTACAGGTTCTAACGGGATAGAAACTGGCTTCAGTCTCCAGTATGTCCGTAGTTTCGACGAGCTCAATCAAATACTTGTTGATTCTCGAAACAAAAACAGAAATGACAAACCCAAAGAAAAATCCCCCACTCCCCAGGGAGAAGCAATCAAAGAAGAAGACGAATTATTATAA